In Arsenicicoccus sp. oral taxon 190, the following are encoded in one genomic region:
- the epsC gene encoding serine O-acetyltransferase EpsC — MTTFSTAEARRLKGSINLPPLITQREGHVGLVQGVLEDLDAAIERDPAATGRLQMALVSPGLHAIWVHRVSHQLWQRESLRLPARLLSNLARAVTGVEIHPGATIGRRFFIDHGMGVVIGETAEIGDDCMLYNSVNLGGRSLAKGKRHPTLGNGVTVGSGARVLGAITLGDGSQVGANAVVVKDVPANAVAVGIPAQVKVPSPGQSPTDAMYDDPAVWI, encoded by the coding sequence ATGACGACCTTCTCCACCGCCGAGGCCCGCCGCCTCAAGGGCAGCATCAACCTGCCGCCCCTGATCACCCAGCGCGAGGGGCACGTGGGGCTCGTCCAGGGCGTCCTCGAAGACCTCGACGCCGCCATCGAGCGCGACCCGGCGGCGACCGGTCGGCTGCAGATGGCGCTCGTGTCGCCCGGCCTGCACGCGATCTGGGTGCACCGGGTGTCCCACCAGCTGTGGCAGCGCGAGTCGCTGCGGCTGCCGGCGCGGCTCCTGTCCAACCTGGCCCGCGCCGTCACCGGAGTGGAGATCCACCCGGGGGCGACCATCGGCCGACGGTTCTTCATCGACCACGGCATGGGGGTCGTCATCGGGGAGACCGCCGAGATCGGTGACGACTGCATGCTCTACAACAGCGTCAACCTCGGGGGGCGCTCCCTCGCCAAGGGCAAGCGTCACCCCACCCTCGGCAACGGCGTGACCGTCGGGTCGGGCGCCCGCGTCCTCGGCGCGATCACGCTGGGCGACGGCTCGCAGGTCGGCGCCAACGCCGTCGTCGTCAAGGACGTCCCGGCCAACGCCGTGGCCGTCGGCATCCCCGCCCAGGTCAAGGTGCCGAGCCCTGGTCAGAGCCCCACGGACGCGATGTACGACGACCCCGCCGTGTGGATCTGA